In Nostocoides sp. HKS02, the DNA window TCCAGCCTCGGGCGACCAGGGCCAGCACCTCGGCCTCGCGGTCGGTGAACGTCACGGTCGCGGGCAGCGCCTGCTGGAGCTGGTGCGCCGCATGGTCGAGCTGGTTGCGAAAGGTCAGGGCGCCCGCGAGTGGCTGGCGGACCAGATCGAGACGGCGCATGTCCTCGTCGCTGAAGTCGTGACGGCTGCGGTGGATACCGAGGAACACCAACGTCGTTGGGGTCGCCAGGAGCGTGAGCGCTGCGGGGTAGCGCCCGCCGCAGAACCCGTGCATCGCCTCGTAGGGCTCTGAGTCCCAGAACGGGCCCATCGGGGTCAGGTCGCTGACCCGGTGCGTGGCCCGCTCCGGCATACCCGCGCTGAACGATGGGTGCTCCGCGACGACGGCCTTCGCGCGTTCGAGGTACCTCCCCTCGACAGGGTCCTGCCCGGCCACGTCCACCGTCACGTGGTCAGTCCCATCCGCCCCGGCGGCCCAGACCGTCAGACCTGCGCCCGCGTCGGCCCGCAGCTCGCGGTGGACGCAGTCGGCAAGGAACTCGCCGTACGGTTGGCCGCGGACTGCCAGGTGCGCGGCTTCGACGCTGAGACGCACAAGGTCCTCATCGCCCACAGTCGCCCCCCGAGCTGACGCGCCAAAGTTCCGCTTTTGACACTACTCGCACCCCTCGCGCACGTGGAACCCTTCAGGACGCGGCGGCTCACACCGATATGCGGGCCGACCGGGTGGGGTGAGGGGGCTGAGACGGGTGCGACACGGACTGGGCGGACCCGGCTGTCGGCCGCAAGGGTTTCGGTCGTGGTCGCGGCGTGCGGGCACCAGGGGATGCCGGCACAGCGGCGACCACGGCCGGAGCCGCCCACAGGCGCAGACGCCTCGACCTGCACAACGCGGCGATGTCGACCGTTTCCGCACCGGCTCTGTCTCTCGCTGTCCACTGGAGCTCCCGCGGTATCGCAGTCGCTAGATTGGGCGTCGAGCGCACCAGTGGTCGCAATCGGCCGGGCGCGCACGAAACCGGACCCCACCGAAGGAGAAGCCATGGCCACCACCCGCACCGCCGCCGCCCACTGGGAGGGCTCGCTCAAGGAAGGCGCTGGCGAGGTCACCCTCCAGTCCTCAGGGATCGGGACGTATGCCGTGACGTGGGCTTCGCGTGCCGAGGAGGCGAACGGCAAGACCAGCCCCGAGGAGCTGATCGCCGCCGCGCATTCGACGTGCTTCTCGATGGCGTTGTCCAACGCACTCGCTCAAGCGGGCACACCTCCGACGACCATCGACACCTCGGCCTCGGTGACCTTCCAGCCCGGCACCGGCATCACCGGGATCGCCCTGTCCGTGGTCGCTGACGTCCCGGGTATGACGGCAGAACAGTTCGAGGAGGCCGCCCAGGGCGCTAAGCAGGGCTGCCCGGTCAGCCAGGCGCTCGCCGCCGTGCCGATCACCCTCGAGGCACGGCTGGGCGGCTGAGTCCGAGCTGACCACGGGACGAGAGTGTCCGGCAGCGGATCTCCCGCTGCCGGACACTCCCGCGGCACGAGCACGAAGGCTGTGGGCTCAACCTTGGAGCTCTTGACCCGGTCGACGGCGCGCCGCAGACCGAGCCCGTGCTCTCCCTACCCGAGTGCGCTCAACCCATGCCTCCAGAGCGCAGGAACTGCAGCCGCATCGAGGACGGCTCAGTCGAGCGCCAGGCTCACGCGGCCATCACGGGGTCGCTGAGGTCGTGGCGGAGCCGGGCGAGGATGGCGGTGAGCAGGCGCGAAACCTGCATCTGGCTCACCCCGAGCGCGAGTCCGATCTCTGACTGGGTCCGCTCCTCGACGAACCGCAGCCGGATGATCCGGCGCTCCCGCTCCGAGAGTGAGGCGATGGCCTGGGCCAGTGCATCGCGCCGGGCCAGCGCCTCGACATGGTCGCCGTCGCGTTCGGCCACGTCGATCGGGTGGCGACCACCGACCACGGGGGCATCGAGGGAGACTGCACGGTAGGCGGCCGAGCAGGCCTGCGCCTCCTGGACATCGCCACGCTCCAAGCCGAGGGCACCCGCCAGCTCCCCGGTGGACGGCTCGCGCTGCAGCCGGTGGCGCAGCAGGTCCTCCTCGGTGGCGAGCTGGGCGCGCAGCTCCTGCAGGCGGCGAGGCGGTCGCACCGCCCAGCCACAGTCGCGAAAATGCCGTTTGATCTCACCGGAAATCGTCGGCACGGCATACGCGGCGAAGCTGCTTCCGCAGCCGACCCGGTAACCGCGAGCTGCCTTCACCAGGGCCATCCGGCCCACTTGCACGAGGTCGTCGGCGTCGATGCCCCGGCCGCGGTAACGGACCGCCACGCTGTCGGCGAGGTCGAGGCAGAGGACCACGGCTTCTCGTCGCAGCGCCTCGGCGCGTTTGGTGTCATCACAGTCCTGGGCCTGTGCCAGAAGGGATTCGGCACGCTCGTGGGCCTCTTGGCGGGTGGCCTCGACGTATGCCGCGTGGAGGTCCCGGCTGGAATGTTCGAGACTGGTCTGGTCAGAAATTTGGGTCATGAGGGTGCGCCCGTTCTCTCAATGAGAGGGATGGCACCACTGCTGGACCATGTGTCTCGCTGTGTTCGTCTCTACACAACCACGACATTGCGGTCACCGCAATGGCAGGGCACTCCCCCGTGCTCAGCGACTCAGCCGGGGACCCACGCCGTCGGTGGCGAATGAGGGGTGCCGGCTACCGGTCTTGCGGGCGGCGCTGAGGTGGCCCCCCAGCAGGCCCGCCACGGTGGCCACCGACGTGGCCGCGAACGACAGAGCGACGGACCGACCATGCGCGCGCCGCCGCGTCGCGAGCGACCCGGCATACAGGGCCACCGCGACCACGTTGAGCGCCGCATGGGCCGACGCGATCCGCGTCTCGGGCTTGGCCGTGCCCCTCCACTCGGCCAAGCCCGTGAGGACCGTGGGCACGGCGGTGAGCAGTCCGGCGGCCAACAGTCGACGGGACGCGGGCCGGTCCTCCTCGCGCCCGAGGACGTCCAGCAGGAGGCTCGAGCTCCACAGTCCGATCGGCACGTCGGTCATCGCCGGGTGCACTGCGTGACCCAGCGCCGTCCCGGTCAAGGCGCCGCGCAGGCCGGGCCGCTCGGTCACGCGCGACAGCCAGCCGATCGGGAGACTCAGCTGGTCGAGTGCGCCCGCGCGCTCCAGGCTCTGCACCAGCCGCACCGCGACGGGTCGCTCGGCGCCGGTGGCTGGTGTGGCGTCGGGGAGGTGGTCTGGTCCGCTGCCGGTCATGACCTGTCCATGCCCGCCCTCGTCCCCCGCAAACCCGCGACCCGGAACGTCTGCGGAAGCCACCTGCCTCGTGGCTAGTCTTGCGTCGTGCCCACCGCCTCCAGCTCACCTGCCACGACCCCGGCGGAGGATCCGGCGCCGACGCCGACGTCGGCTGCGGAGCCGCACCTCGGCACCGGGCGCCAGCTGCAGCAGTTCATCGTGACGATCTGCGCGCTCTATGCGCGGGGTGAGCGGTCGATCGCGGTCGCCGACCTGATCCGGCTCCTCGAGACGCTTCACGTCGAGGAGGCCGCGGCCCGCTCGGCCCTGTCCCGGTTGAAGAAGCGCGGCATCCTCAACAGCACGCGCGCGAACGGGGGCGCCGCGTATCGACTCGACCCGGCGCTGGAGGACGTGTTCGAGGAAGGCGACGAGCGGATCTTCGCCACTCGCCGGGCCACGCCGGACGAGCGGTGGCTGCTGGTGGCCTTCTCTGTGCCCGAGGCGCGACGGCACCTGCGTCACCAGATCCGCAGGGTCCTGGCTAGCCGCGGCTTCGGCACGGTCGCGGCGGGGCTGTGGATCGCGCCCGAGTCCGGGTACGCACACGTGCGCCGTGAGCTCGAGCGCGAGGGGCTTGCGGGGTTCGTCGAGTTCTTCTCGGCGGAGGTGATGACCGACGAGGTCGGGTCACGGGTCGCCCAGTGGTGGGACCTCGACGCCCTGGCCGAGCTGTATGCCGGGTTCCGCGCCGCGTTCGGACCCGTCCTGGAACGGTGGCAGCAGCGGGGGCCCGTCGGCGACGACCCCCAGGCCTTCGCCGACCACGTCCTGCTGCTCACGGCATGGCGGCGGCTGCCCTACCTCGACCCGGGACTGCCCTCGGAGTACCTGCCCGCCGACTGGGAGGGGCTGGCCGCGGAGCGACTCTTCATGGCTCTGCACGAGCTGCTCTCCCCCGCGGCCGCACGCCACGCCGCGACGGTGCTCGGACCCTGACCGGTCGCCTCCGGGCGAGGACTCAGGGGACGCGCAGGCGTTCCTGCGGGATCACGGCGACGCCGAGGATCTCGATCAGGGCCTCGGGTTGCCACAGGGCGGTGCAGCCGATGCCGGCCATCGCCGGGTAGACCGGGCCGGCCAGCTCGCGCCAGACCGCACCGATCTCGCTGCCGTGCGCCTGGTAGTCGGGGATGTCGGTGAGGTAGATCGTGATGCTCACGAGGTCCTCCGGCAGGCCGCCGGCCTCGCGCAGGGTCGTCAGCACGTTGCCGAACGCCTGCCGGAACTGCGCCACGATCCCGCCCTCGACGATCCGCATCTCGGAGTCGAGGGCGGTCTGGCCGCCGAGGTACAGCGTCGTGCCGCTGAGGGTGCCGTGGGAGTACCCCCGGGGGTGGGCAGCGTGGCGGGGTTGATCGCGATGGGCGTCATGGGATCTCCTCGGTCTCGAAACTCGGTATTGACTATACGTGACGGTCGTGAAAAAGTCGCTATATCGAGCGGAGGGAGTAATCGGTGCGACTGGCCACGGTGGCGACACCAGACGGCGCGACGTATGCCGCGGTCCGCTGCGGCGACGCCTGGCGGGCGTTGCCGGCCCCCGACCTGTCCACGCTCCTCACCCGCGACGCCTGGCGCGACCTCGCGGCCGACCCGGGCGCAGAGCTGTCGGGAGCCACGCCCGTGAACCCACTCCCCCGCCCGGGCAAGGTGATCTGCGCCGGGCTGAACTACGCCGAGCACATCACCGAGATGGGGCGCGACCTGCCGTCGCACCCCACCCTGTTCGCCAAGTTCGCCGACACCCTCACGGGTCCGCACGATGCCATCCACGCGCCCGCCGCCGTGGAGCTCGACTGGGAGGCCGAGCTCGCCGTCGTGGTCGGCACCGAGCTGAGGGGGGCCACCGAGGACGACGCGCGCCGCAGCATCGCCGGCTACACCATCGCCAACGACATCTCGGTCCGTGACTGGCAACGCCGCACCCTCCAGTGGTTGCAGGGCAAGGCCTGGGACGCCACGACCCCGATCGGCCCGGTGGTCGTCACCCCCGACGAGCTGGACCCCGAGGCAGGCGTCGAGGTCACCTGCGAGGTCAACGGCGCCACCGTGCAGCGTGGCAACACCCGGACCCTCGTGTTCGGCGCGGCCACCTTGCTCGCCTACATCTCCCAGTTCACCACCCTGCGCGCCGGGGACCTCGTCCTCACCGGCACCCCCGGAGGCGTCGGCATGGGCATGGAGCCACCCCGGTTCCTCGCCGACGGCGACGTGGTCCGCACCGCCATCGCCGGCATCGGTGCGCTCGAGAACACCATCCACCTGACCTGACATCCCGACCCGAGGAGACCCGATGAACTTCGACGACTACGTGCTCGAGGGCGACCCGACCCCCTGGGCCCTCCCCGACGGCACCGTCGCCCCGGTGGTGACCCGCGGCGGTCTCGAGGACGTCCAGACGATGGATTCCGGTGGCGCCGTGCGGGTTTCGGGGGTCAGCAACCAGCACACCCCGGCCCAGCGGCTGTGGTACGGCCGGGTGTCCAACGCCCCCGGGTTCCGGTCGGTGTCCCACCACCACGGCGAGGCCGAGACGGGCGGCTACGTCCTGTCGGGCAAGGCGCGCATCTACTACGGCGAGAAGTTCGGCGACTACGTCGACCTCGAGACCGGCGACTGGGTGTTCGTTCCCCCCCTTCATGCCGCACGTCGAGTGCAACATGTCGACCACCGAGGACCTCGTCTGGCTGACGACGCGCACCCCGGACAACATCGTCGTCAACCTCGCCGACGTCGACGACGCCACGCTCGAGGGGTTCCGGCGCGCATGACCCCCACCTCCGCGGCCCTCACCTCCCAGGTCCTCACCGACGCCCTCGAGCTGACGCCAGCCAAGGCAGAGGTGTTCGACGAGGCCTACACCGCGACCACCCAGTACTGCCCGTGGCCCAAGGCGTACGGCGGCGACATGGTCGCCCAGGCCACGGTGGCGGCCCTGCGGTCCGTCGACACCGATCGCCGGCTCCACTCGATGCACAGCTACTTCATGCGGCCCGTCGACATCGGAGCGCAGGTCCGCTACGAGGTCGAGCGGCTGCGCGACGGCCGCGGCTACTCGACCCGGCAGGTGCGCGCCTTCCAGGGTGGCAAGCCCGTGTACGTCGCCCTGGCCTCGTTCCACGTCCCCGAGACCGGCGGTGAGTATGCCGCCGACGCACCCCGCGCGGTGCCGCCGCCGGAGTCGCTCCCGAGCGCCGCGGCATACCTCGAGGCGTTCGAGCCGGGCACGGACGAGACAGGGACGATGACCGCCGACTCCCGCGCCTACTGGTCCGGCGGCAGGTCCTTCGACATGCGGCACGTCCCAGGGCCGGTCTACGTCCGGGTCGAGGGTGAGCGAGTGCCGCACCAGGGCGTCTGGGTCAACCCGTTCGACCCGCTGCGCCCGGTCGCGGGCCTCGACGACACGCAGCTCGCGCAGGCGGCGCTGGCCTACGCCTGCGACTACACGATCCTCGAGCCGGTGCTGCGCGTCCTGGGTCTCGCCTGGGCCGATCGTGGCCTGGTGACCGCCAGCCTCGACCACGCCATGTGGTTCCACCGGCCGTGCGCGATGGATGACTGGCTGCTCTATGCGCAGGAGGCCGTCGCCGCCGGCTCCGGGCGCGGGCTGGGGCTCGGGCGCTTCTTCACCCGTGACGGCGAACACGTGGCCACCGTCGCCCAAGAGGGCATGCTCCGGGCCGGCCAGCGACTGTGAAAGGCACACCATGGAACTGAGCCGCTCGGCCCACGAGGACACCTTCGCGCGCGACAACCTTCCGCCCCAGGACCTGTGGCCCACCTTCGAGTTCACCCTCCCTGAGCTGCAGTACCCCGACCGGCTCAACGCCGGGTCCTGGCTGCTCGACGACACCATCGCGCGGCTGGGAGCCGACCGACCCGCGCTGCGCACGCCCGACGGCCAGACCTGGACCTACGGCGAGGTGCTGCGTCGCGCCAACCAGGTCGCCCAGGTGCTCACCGAGGACCTGGGCCTCGTGCCCGGCCAGCGCGTCCTCCTGCGCGCCCCCAACACTCCGTGGGTCGTGGCCTGCTGGTTCGGAGCGCTCAAGGCCGGCGCCGTCGTCGTGACGACCATGGCGGCGCTGCGCGCTCCCGAGATCGCTCCGATCGTGGCCGCCGCGAGGCCGACCATCGCCCTCGTCGACCACCGGTTCGCCGACGACGTGTATGCCGTGCAGCGCAGCGACGCCCCCGGCCTGGCGGTGATCGAGTTCGGCGGCTCGGCGTCCGACGACCTGATCCGGCGCTGCGAGTCGAAGTCCGGCGAGTTCGCCGCCGTCGCGACCGCCGCCGACGACGTCGCGCTGCTCGGCCCGACGTCCGGTACCACCGGCGTCCCCAAGCTGACGATGCACTTCCACCGCGACATCGCCTCGATCGCCGAGACGTTCGGGCGTCACCTCGTCCGGCTCGAGCCCGACGACGTCGTGGCCTGCACGGCTCCGCTGGCCTTCACCTTCGGCCTCGGCGCCCTCCTGGTGTTCCCGTTCCGCGCCGGGGCGACGGCACTGCTCACCGAGAAGGCCACCCCCGCCGAGCTCGCGCGGCTGGTCCACGACCATG includes these proteins:
- a CDS encoding AMP-binding protein; protein product: MELSRSAHEDTFARDNLPPQDLWPTFEFTLPELQYPDRLNAGSWLLDDTIARLGADRPALRTPDGQTWTYGEVLRRANQVAQVLTEDLGLVPGQRVLLRAPNTPWVVACWFGALKAGAVVVTTMAALRAPEIAPIVAAARPTIALVDHRFADDVYAVQRSDAPGLAVIEFGGSASDDLIRRCESKSGEFAAVATAADDVALLGPTSGTTGVPKLTMHFHRDIASIAETFGRHLVRLEPDDVVACTAPLAFTFGLGALLVFPFRAGATALLTEKATPAELARLVHDHAVTALFTAPTAYRAIVVDGHAPLLAGVRTAVSAGEHLTPETWRALRDQVGLRVIDGIGSTELLHVFVSARGDDIREGATGKAVPGFRATILDAEGHELGPGEPGRLAVIGPTGCRYLADERQRAYVDHGWNITGDTFTRDADGYFYYQARSDNMIVSSGYNIGGPEVEAALDQHHDVAECAVVGRPDPDRGSVVCAFVVLRQGVEGTDEKRRELQDFVKARIAPYKYPRDLRFVEVLPRNPSGKLQHFKLRQQLNDEHSKLREVVAQEVQP
- a CDS encoding DUF2231 domain-containing protein, which encodes MTGSGPDHLPDATPATGAERPVAVRLVQSLERAGALDQLSLPIGWLSRVTERPGLRGALTGTALGHAVHPAMTDVPIGLWSSSLLLDVLGREEDRPASRRLLAAGLLTAVPTVLTGLAEWRGTAKPETRIASAHAALNVVAVALYAGSLATRRRAHGRSVALSFAATSVATVAGLLGGHLSAARKTGSRHPSFATDGVGPRLSR
- a CDS encoding sigma-70 family RNA polymerase sigma factor, with product MTQISDQTSLEHSSRDLHAAYVEATRQEAHERAESLLAQAQDCDDTKRAEALRREAVVLCLDLADSVAVRYRGRGIDADDLVQVGRMALVKAARGYRVGCGSSFAAYAVPTISGEIKRHFRDCGWAVRPPRRLQELRAQLATEEDLLRHRLQREPSTGELAGALGLERGDVQEAQACSAAYRAVSLDAPVVGGRHPIDVAERDGDHVEALARRDALAQAIASLSERERRIIRLRFVEERTQSEIGLALGVSQMQVSRLLTAILARLRHDLSDPVMAA
- a CDS encoding RidA family protein, which encodes MSPPWPVAPITPSARYSDFFTTVTYSQYRVSRPRRSHDAHRDQPRHAAHPRGYSHGTLSGTTLYLGGQTALDSEMRIVEGGIVAQFRQAFGNVLTTLREAGGLPEDLVSITIYLTDIPDYQAHGSEIGAVWRELAGPVYPAMAGIGCTALWQPEALIEILGVAVIPQERLRVP
- a CDS encoding LuxR C-terminal-related transcriptional regulator; its protein translation is MRLSVEAAHLAVRGQPYGEFLADCVHRELRADAGAGLTVWAAGADGTDHVTVDVAGQDPVEGRYLERAKAVVAEHPSFSAGMPERATHRVSDLTPMGPFWDSEPYEAMHGFCGGRYPAALTLLATPTTLVFLGIHRSRHDFSDEDMRRLDLVRQPLAGALTFRNQLDHAAHQLQQALPATVTFTDREAEVLALVARGWTDRRIARRLGITDRTVRKRLATARERVGAHSRAHAAALWSRLNP
- a CDS encoding acyl-CoA thioesterase domain-containing protein, which gives rise to MNFDDYVLEGDPTPWALPDGTVAPVVTRGGLEDVQTMDSGGAVRVSGVSNQHTPAQRLWYGRVSNAPGFRSVSHHHGEAETGGYVLSGKARIYYGEKFGDYVDLETGDWVFVPPLHAARRVQHVDHRGPRLADDAHPGQHRRQPRRRRRRHARGVPARMTPTSAALTSQVLTDALELTPAKAEVFDEAYTATTQYCPWPKAYGGDMVAQATVAALRSVDTDRRLHSMHSYFMRPVDIGAQVRYEVERLRDGRGYSTRQVRAFQGGKPVYVALASFHVPETGGEYAADAPRAVPPPESLPSAAAYLEAFEPGTDETGTMTADSRAYWSGGRSFDMRHVPGPVYVRVEGERVPHQGVWVNPFDPLRPVAGLDDTQLAQAALAYACDYTILEPVLRVLGLAWADRGLVTASLDHAMWFHRPCAMDDWLLYAQEAVAAGSGRGLGLGRFFTRDGEHVATVAQEGMLRAGQRL
- a CDS encoding OsmC family protein — protein: MATTRTAAAHWEGSLKEGAGEVTLQSSGIGTYAVTWASRAEEANGKTSPEELIAAAHSTCFSMALSNALAQAGTPPTTIDTSASVTFQPGTGITGIALSVVADVPGMTAEQFEEAAQGAKQGCPVSQALAAVPITLEARLGG
- a CDS encoding PaaX family transcriptional regulator C-terminal domain-containing protein, with translation MPTASSSPATTPAEDPAPTPTSAAEPHLGTGRQLQQFIVTICALYARGERSIAVADLIRLLETLHVEEAAARSALSRLKKRGILNSTRANGGAAYRLDPALEDVFEEGDERIFATRRATPDERWLLVAFSVPEARRHLRHQIRRVLASRGFGTVAAGLWIAPESGYAHVRRELEREGLAGFVEFFSAEVMTDEVGSRVAQWWDLDALAELYAGFRAAFGPVLERWQQRGPVGDDPQAFADHVLLLTAWRRLPYLDPGLPSEYLPADWEGLAAERLFMALHELLSPAAARHAATVLGP
- a CDS encoding fumarylacetoacetate hydrolase family protein — translated: MRLATVATPDGATYAAVRCGDAWRALPAPDLSTLLTRDAWRDLAADPGAELSGATPVNPLPRPGKVICAGLNYAEHITEMGRDLPSHPTLFAKFADTLTGPHDAIHAPAAVELDWEAELAVVVGTELRGATEDDARRSIAGYTIANDISVRDWQRRTLQWLQGKAWDATTPIGPVVVTPDELDPEAGVEVTCEVNGATVQRGNTRTLVFGAATLLAYISQFTTLRAGDLVLTGTPGGVGMGMEPPRFLADGDVVRTAIAGIGALENTIHLT